In a genomic window of Amblyomma americanum isolate KBUSLIRL-KWMA chromosome 4, ASM5285725v1, whole genome shotgun sequence:
- the LOC144128246 gene encoding uncharacterized protein LOC144128246 isoform X2 → MAAASQPEQTPSREELRRRHRTDVQRERRRRQRESTDPKDVARRKKELANKRRKRLAALAAQTPEQRAVRLEEQRIRYRARQEERLHEQGHQRLTEELNECQAKHATVAAGSPSQLSGGSRKHGQGFSEDRNLGVAIGTCAVCGSSITSLPVPGVSVQTEAKHEAIQTAALMCARGTQTRNW, encoded by the exons ATGGCCGCAGCGAGTCAGCCGGAGCAGACGCCCTCGAGA gaggAGTTGCGCCGACGACACCGCACTGATGTACAGCGGGAAAGACGGCGGCGTCAGCGTGAATCCACAGATCCCAAGGACGTGGCTAGACGGAAAAAAGAACTTGCGAACAAGCGACGGAAGCGTCTGGCAGCGTTAGCAGCCCAAACACCGGAACAGCGAGCCGTTCGCCTCGAAGAACAGCGAATTCGTTACCGCGCAAGACAAGAAGAAAGACTGCATGAACAGGGCCACCAACGGCTCACTGAGGAACTGAACGAATGCCAG GCCAAGCATGCGACAGTGGCTGCTGGGTCACCTTCTCAGCTTTCTGGTGGCAGCAGGAAGCACGGCCAAGGCTTCTCGGAAGACAGAAATCTTGGGGTAGCTATAGGCACCTGTGCTGTTTGTGGCAGTTCCATAACCTCTCTTCCTGTACCTGGAGTGAGCGTGCAGACAGAAGCAAAGCATGAAG CAATACAGACAGCAGCACTTATGTGTGCTAGGGGGACTCAGACACGCAACTGGTAG
- the LOC144128246 gene encoding uncharacterized protein LOC144128246 isoform X1 has protein sequence MAAASQPEQTPSRVGTHRCRASRAESDHPGDNRARDLAINRERRRAKRAAETDEERELRRAQRRAKDDERRRRRALEAAAPDIPDPLEEELRRRHRTDVQRERRRRQRESTDPKDVARRKKELANKRRKRLAALAAQTPEQRAVRLEEQRIRYRARQEERLHEQGHQRLTEELNECQAKHATVAAGSPSQLSGGSRKHGQGFSEDRNLGVAIGTCAVCGSSITSLPVPGVSVQTEAKHEAIQTAALMCARGTQTRNW, from the exons ATGGCCGCAGCGAGTCAGCCGGAGCAGACGCCCTCGAGAGTGGGTACTCACAGATGTCGGGCTagtcgggccgagtctgatcatcCGGGCGACAACCgtgcgagggatttagcaatcaATAGGGAGCGTAGGCGCGCTAAACGGGCAgccgaaaccgatgaagagcgggagcttcgccGGGCTcagcggcgagcgaaagatgacGAAAGAAGACGGCGACGAGCCTTGGAAGCAGCCGCGCCGGACATTCCCGACCCGCTGGAA gaggAGTTGCGCCGACGACACCGCACTGATGTACAGCGGGAAAGACGGCGGCGTCAGCGTGAATCCACAGATCCCAAGGACGTGGCTAGACGGAAAAAAGAACTTGCGAACAAGCGACGGAAGCGTCTGGCAGCGTTAGCAGCCCAAACACCGGAACAGCGAGCCGTTCGCCTCGAAGAACAGCGAATTCGTTACCGCGCAAGACAAGAAGAAAGACTGCATGAACAGGGCCACCAACGGCTCACTGAGGAACTGAACGAATGCCAG GCCAAGCATGCGACAGTGGCTGCTGGGTCACCTTCTCAGCTTTCTGGTGGCAGCAGGAAGCACGGCCAAGGCTTCTCGGAAGACAGAAATCTTGGGGTAGCTATAGGCACCTGTGCTGTTTGTGGCAGTTCCATAACCTCTCTTCCTGTACCTGGAGTGAGCGTGCAGACAGAAGCAAAGCATGAAG CAATACAGACAGCAGCACTTATGTGTGCTAGGGGGACTCAGACACGCAACTGGTAG